In the genome of Gloeotrichia echinulata CP02, one region contains:
- a CDS encoding ATP-binding protein, whose product MVIPLTPVNNIIRKSIGSRLFLYVLGGALVGLGSMSYFFYQALEQRAQNEMRNNLSTQVKLIEGELGKVQQSMLDLSSVVKSMHNQGIQDSEAYKQLVFELFQKRSSLTMALGFGQNPYQIVSDREWYWPYYFVDQHISGQTGKQLPPPYNHLRYADLYVDDNYPQRDYYKLPVTVKENFWLEPYQWYGLTLTTYNGPILDNHNQMIGIAALDINVTALGEKVKAPVTWGGGYFTIISAKGNLLAYPPDPKKAKSLATYKDIPEFRNIWSKIENHQDGFVQANGKYWVFQRIEGTSWLLLAVVPQSVVLVPALSITVGGALGAGMVLALVVILFVRQLNSRLKPILDECHKLAEADAERSIRLSQNAQGVTNRNQKQQLKTKDADELDVLSESFHQMTFQLKQSFEQLELRVEERTAELQLAKEAADSANNAKSEFLANMSHELRTPLNGILGYAQILQGSKNLNDKQQKGINIIHQCGSHLLTLINDILDLSKIEVRKMELYPTNFHFPSFLQGVAEMCRIKAEQKGIDFVYQPDDRLPVGIQMDEKRLRQVLINLLGNAIKFTDKGEVTFTVKAQNIKSSYQHQPSIYQICFQVKDTGVGMTSEELEKIFAPFEQVGNIQKHSEGTGLGLAISQKIVAMMESQIEVQSQLGNGSLFSFDVEIPESTEWAEKSKVFPEGVIIGFQGEKRKILVVDDRWENRSVLINLLETIGFELVEAEDGQDGLAKAAKFRPDLIITDIAMPVMNGLEMIRLLRQSSDFNDLKIIVSSASVFEIDKHKSLDAGGDDFLDKPVQAHDLLEQLQKHLDLKWTYDKKSSILLIAKEIVPPPVEELAQLYELALKGRIKTLQKQAAKLQEMDEKFIPFAQELDILSQGFQLEKIQSFIEKYLN is encoded by the coding sequence ATGGTAATACCTTTGACGCCTGTGAACAATATTATACGTAAATCTATTGGCTCAAGATTATTTCTTTATGTATTAGGTGGCGCTCTCGTAGGCTTAGGTAGCATGTCCTACTTCTTCTATCAAGCGCTGGAACAGCGAGCTCAAAATGAAATGCGAAATAATCTCAGCACACAAGTCAAGTTGATTGAGGGAGAACTGGGCAAAGTACAGCAGTCTATGCTGGATTTGTCTTCTGTGGTCAAATCAATGCACAATCAGGGGATTCAAGATTCAGAAGCTTATAAGCAATTGGTGTTTGAACTCTTCCAGAAAAGATCATCCCTCACAATGGCACTTGGCTTTGGTCAGAATCCCTACCAAATTGTGTCAGACCGCGAATGGTATTGGCCTTATTACTTTGTAGATCAACACATCTCTGGTCAGACTGGGAAGCAATTACCACCCCCATACAACCATCTTCGCTATGCGGATTTGTATGTGGATGACAACTATCCTCAACGAGACTACTATAAATTACCTGTGACAGTCAAAGAAAACTTTTGGCTGGAACCATATCAGTGGTACGGATTGACTTTAACTACTTATAATGGTCCGATCTTGGATAATCATAACCAGATGATTGGCATTGCTGCATTAGATATTAACGTTACGGCTTTGGGGGAAAAAGTCAAAGCACCAGTCACTTGGGGAGGAGGTTACTTTACAATTATCAGTGCCAAAGGCAATCTGCTAGCATATCCCCCTGACCCAAAAAAAGCTAAGTCACTGGCAACCTACAAGGACATACCAGAGTTCAGGAATATCTGGTCCAAGATTGAAAACCATCAGGACGGATTTGTGCAAGCAAATGGCAAATACTGGGTATTTCAGCGCATTGAAGGAACTAGCTGGTTGTTGCTGGCAGTAGTACCACAGTCAGTTGTGTTAGTTCCAGCATTATCCATTACGGTCGGAGGTGCATTGGGTGCTGGCATGGTGCTAGCATTGGTAGTGATTTTGTTTGTGCGCCAACTCAATTCTCGGTTGAAACCAATTCTCGATGAATGCCATAAGCTAGCAGAAGCAGATGCCGAAAGGTCAATTCGTTTGAGCCAAAATGCCCAGGGAGTTACCAATAGAAATCAAAAGCAACAGTTGAAAACAAAAGATGCAGATGAACTGGATGTTCTGTCCGAGTCTTTTCACCAGATGACATTCCAATTAAAGCAGTCCTTTGAGCAGTTAGAACTGAGAGTTGAAGAACGCACAGCCGAGCTTCAGTTAGCCAAAGAAGCAGCTGATAGTGCCAACAACGCCAAAAGCGAATTCCTCGCCAATATGAGTCATGAACTCCGCACGCCCCTAAATGGGATTTTAGGTTATGCCCAAATCCTCCAAGGCTCAAAAAACTTGAACGATAAACAGCAAAAAGGTATCAACATTATTCACCAATGTGGCTCACACCTACTGACCTTAATTAACGATATTCTTGATCTTTCCAAAATCGAAGTTCGGAAAATGGAACTGTATCCGACAAATTTTCATTTTCCTTCCTTTCTCCAGGGCGTTGCGGAAATGTGTCGCATTAAGGCTGAACAAAAGGGCATCGACTTTGTTTATCAACCTGATGATCGACTCCCAGTTGGTATCCAAATGGATGAAAAAAGGTTACGGCAGGTTTTGATTAATTTGCTGGGTAATGCTATCAAGTTTACTGACAAGGGTGAAGTCACGTTTACAGTTAAAGCTCAGAATATCAAAAGCAGTTATCAGCACCAACCCTCAATTTACCAAATTTGCTTCCAAGTTAAAGATACTGGTGTAGGCATGACCAGTGAGGAGTTAGAGAAGATATTTGCACCGTTTGAGCAAGTTGGCAACATTCAAAAGCATTCAGAAGGAACTGGATTGGGCTTGGCCATCAGTCAGAAAATTGTTGCCATGATGGAGTCCCAGATAGAAGTGCAAAGCCAACTGGGAAATGGTAGTCTCTTTTCTTTTGATGTAGAGATTCCTGAATCAACAGAATGGGCAGAAAAATCCAAAGTTTTCCCAGAAGGAGTTATCATTGGTTTCCAGGGTGAAAAACGAAAAATCCTGGTGGTAGACGACCGTTGGGAAAATCGCTCCGTACTCATTAATCTACTCGAAACCATTGGCTTTGAGCTAGTAGAGGCAGAGGATGGTCAAGACGGTTTAGCAAAGGCTGCCAAATTTAGACCTGACCTCATTATTACTGATATTGCTATGCCGGTAATGAATGGATTGGAGATGATACGGCTTCTACGACAATCGTCAGATTTCAACGATCTGAAGATCATTGTCTCATCAGCAAGTGTGTTCGAGATTGACAAGCACAAGAGTCTAGATGCAGGGGGTGACGACTTCCTTGACAAGCCTGTACAAGCCCATGACCTATTAGAACAGTTACAGAAGCATCTAGATTTGAAATGGACTTATGACAAAAAGTCCTCAATATTGCTAATTGCAAAAGAAATTGTGCCTCCTCCGGTAGAGGAACTAGCTCAATTATACGAATTGGCTTTAAAAGGACGTATCAAAACCCTGCAAAAGCAAGCAGCGAAATTACAAGAAATGGATGAAAAATTTATTCCATTTGCTCAAGAGCTTGACATATTATCGCAAGGGTTTCAATTAGAAAAAATTCAAAGTTTTATTGAGAAGTATTTGAATTAG
- a CDS encoding RNA-guided endonuclease TnpB family protein, whose protein sequence is MLKAVKVRLYPTIEQQEALAKSFGCARWYWNYALNACIQHYEETGKSLKLSVYKAYLPQLKVEHPWLKEDCYSAVLQCVAINLNKAYTNFFEGRAKFPSFKSKHHKQSVQYPQNVKVVGKSLEIPKIGVVKAVFHRPIEGKLKTVTISKTPTDKYLASILCEVDGDVSQSSGNKILGIDLGLKDFAIVHDGNEVTKYSNPKHLKRHEKNLARKQKKFARKVKGSNSRNKYKKLVAKVHERVSNSRQDFLHKLSRKLIDESQVIIVENLNVLGMVRNRKLSKSISDVGWGMFVNFCDYKLKHKEGQLVEIGRFFPSSKTCSCCGHVLEELTQDIREWDCPSCGTHHDRDGNAALNIRNEGIRILSMDGGNPVLADGGCVRPPARKSKGQQSLKSEAHTVPGRVGVG, encoded by the coding sequence GTGTTGAAAGCGGTTAAGGTTAGACTTTACCCAACAATCGAACAACAGGAAGCGCTAGCCAAATCGTTTGGTTGTGCTAGATGGTATTGGAACTATGCCTTAAATGCTTGCATTCAACACTATGAAGAAACAGGAAAATCATTAAAATTAAGTGTCTATAAGGCTTATCTTCCACAGCTAAAGGTAGAGCATCCTTGGTTAAAAGAGGATTGTTATTCTGCTGTTTTACAGTGCGTAGCAATCAATTTGAACAAGGCTTACACGAACTTCTTTGAGGGTCGAGCTAAGTTTCCCTCTTTTAAATCAAAGCATCACAAACAATCAGTCCAATATCCTCAAAACGTTAAAGTAGTGGGGAAAAGTTTGGAGATTCCCAAGATTGGTGTCGTGAAAGCAGTTTTTCATAGACCAATTGAAGGGAAACTTAAGACTGTCACTATCAGCAAGACTCCTACAGATAAATACTTGGCTTCAATATTGTGTGAAGTTGACGGTGATGTAAGTCAATCAAGTGGTAACAAAATACTAGGTATTGACCTTGGGTTGAAAGACTTTGCTATTGTTCACGATGGTAATGAAGTCACCAAGTATTCAAATCCAAAACACCTGAAACGCCATGAAAAGAATCTAGCTAGGAAGCAGAAAAAATTTGCTCGTAAAGTTAAAGGGAGTAATTCCAGAAACAAATATAAAAAACTAGTAGCCAAGGTTCATGAGAGAGTATCAAATTCCCGTCAAGACTTTTTGCACAAACTGAGCAGGAAGCTGATAGACGAAAGCCAAGTCATCATTGTAGAAAATCTCAATGTTTTGGGAATGGTTCGGAATCGCAAGTTATCAAAATCAATATCTGACGTGGGATGGGGAATGTTTGTTAACTTCTGTGACTACAAGTTGAAACATAAAGAAGGACAACTTGTAGAGATTGGAAGGTTTTTTCCTAGCTCCAAAACCTGTTCATGCTGTGGTCATGTCCTAGAAGAGTTGACGCAAGACATTCGTGAATGGGATTGTCCTAGTTGCGGCACTCATCATGACCGTGATGGTAATGCAGCACTGAACATCAGAAATGAAGGAATTCGGATATTATCTATGGACGGAGGGAACCCCGTTCTTGCTGATGGAGGCTGTGTAAGACCACCTGCTCGCAAGAGTAAGGGGCAACAGTCATTGAAATCAGAAGCCCACACCGTACCCGGTAGGGTCGGTGTTGGGTAG
- a CDS encoding malic enzyme-like NAD(P)-binding protein encodes MANLTPNSSFSVTLRLEIPNRVGMLASVTQAIAAHGGNLGQIDLIEQTRNESTRDISVDAASTEHAETIVQSVKALPDIKVINVYDRTFNLHRGGKISIVSRITLKTVSDLAMAYTPGVGRICHAIAQNPEEVYNLTIKKNTVAIVTDGSAVLGLGNLGAAAALPVMEGKAMLFKEFAGIDAFPICLATQDTDEIVRTVKNLAPVFGGVNLEDIAAPRCFEIEQRLREELDIPVFHDDQHGTAIVTLAALFNALKLVNKSLADIRIVINGAGAAGIAIARLLRKAGAEKIWICDSKGILSSSRTDLTAQKREFAVKAQGTLAGATQGADVFIGVSAPGVLTPEMVQSMAKDAIVFAMANPIPEIQPELITKDVAVIATGRSDYPNQINNVLAFPGVFRGALDCRAKTITTTMCLEAANAIACLVKPSDLNREHIIPSVFDERVATSVAAAVQQAARTEGIAAS; translated from the coding sequence ATGGCAAACCTAACTCCTAATTCCAGTTTTAGCGTGACACTCCGTTTGGAGATTCCCAACCGTGTGGGGATGTTGGCGTCGGTAACGCAGGCGATCGCCGCTCATGGTGGTAATCTTGGTCAAATCGATTTAATCGAGCAAACTCGCAATGAGTCCACCCGCGATATTAGTGTTGATGCTGCTAGCACCGAACATGCTGAAACCATTGTGCAATCCGTCAAAGCATTACCAGATATTAAGGTGATAAATGTCTATGACCGCACCTTTAATTTGCATCGCGGTGGTAAAATCAGCATTGTCAGCAGAATTACCCTCAAAACTGTGTCCGATTTGGCAATGGCTTATACTCCCGGAGTCGGCAGAATTTGTCATGCGATCGCCCAAAATCCAGAAGAGGTTTATAACTTAACTATCAAGAAAAACACTGTGGCGATTGTTACTGATGGTAGTGCCGTTTTAGGATTGGGAAATTTGGGTGCAGCAGCCGCTCTTCCTGTCATGGAAGGTAAAGCAATGTTATTTAAAGAATTTGCTGGTATTGATGCCTTCCCTATCTGCTTGGCAACTCAAGATACCGATGAAATCGTCCGTACAGTGAAAAATCTCGCACCGGTTTTTGGTGGTGTAAATTTAGAGGATATTGCAGCTCCGCGCTGCTTTGAAATTGAACAGAGACTGCGAGAAGAATTAGATATCCCCGTTTTTCATGATGACCAGCATGGTACAGCGATTGTTACCTTAGCAGCGTTGTTTAACGCCCTGAAGCTAGTAAATAAGTCACTAGCAGACATCCGCATCGTTATCAACGGTGCTGGGGCTGCAGGGATAGCGATCGCCCGCTTATTGCGTAAAGCTGGGGCTGAAAAAATCTGGATTTGCGACTCTAAAGGAATTCTCTCGAGCAGTCGCACCGACTTGACAGCACAAAAGCGGGAATTTGCAGTCAAAGCTCAGGGTACTCTGGCGGGTGCGACCCAAGGAGCAGATGTATTTATCGGTGTGAGCGCACCGGGAGTTTTGACACCAGAAATGGTACAATCGATGGCGAAAGACGCAATTGTGTTTGCAATGGCAAATCCAATTCCCGAAATTCAGCCAGAATTAATCACCAAAGATGTGGCTGTGATTGCTACAGGTCGCAGCGACTACCCAAATCAAATCAATAACGTCTTGGCTTTTCCTGGGGTATTTCGTGGTGCTTTAGATTGTCGGGCAAAGACGATTACTACCACAATGTGTCTGGAAGCCGCAAATGCGATCGCCTGTTTAGTCAAGCCTTCAGACCTGAATCGGGAACATATTATTCCTTCTGTGTTTGATGAGCGCGTGGCTACCTCTGTAGCTGCAGCTGTACAACAAGCAGCCCGTACAGAAGGGATCGCGGCAAGTTAA
- a CDS encoding amino acid adenylation domain-containing protein encodes MLRDDKGVSIHQLVEFQVSQTPDAIAVIFQDQQLTYRELNQKANQLAHHLKSLGVKPETLVGVCVERSLEMLIALLGILKAGGAYIPLDPGYPQERLEFMLLDSHLPILLTQQHLLERFPRLENVQVVCVDTDWQNIIAHSTENIDSGVSSENLAYTIYTSGSTGKPKGVQIKHRSVVNLLLSMQREPGLTAEDTLLAITTISFDIAVLELFLPLIVGARIILASHEVVADGKELSKILTESGTTVIQATPATWRLLLATGWQGNKHLKMLCGGEAMTQTLANQLLDKGGSLWNMYGPTETTVWSMVYKVERDTNTVFLGSPIANTQIYLLEEPIQNQNDSPKLAPVGVPGEVYIAGDGVARGYLNRAELNGERFIHNPFSHEPGSRLYKTGDSARYLPDGNLEFIGRIDHQVKIRGFRVELGDIEAVLSQHPSIREVAVIAKEDRSFNQRLLAYVVPKTHTDELESTKLIEQSHTEQLQEWKRVWNANYNQSFEDSDPTFNIGGWNDSTTNLPIPSDEMHEWLKFTVERILALRPQRILDIGCGMGILLFRLAPHCTHYLGLDMSSEAIDHIQQQLKDFQQDWSHVQVSQRSAHELDELEPESFDTVIINSVIQYFPSVNYLVQVIEKIVKLFKPGGQIFIGDVRSLPLLEVFHTAIQLNQAVASLSSHQLQQRICQKIIHERELVLHPDFFQALKRYIPKINHVQTLLKRGNSQNELIRFRLDVILHVETEVCQDIDLLCWDWEQENLSVLGICQFLQQHQPKTVKISNVFDARVFPELKATELLASPNKPETVGELKAALLQMTEKTAVHPEQFWSITQYLPYKVYITSSQIKTPGKYDVVLRRQLLMSDKPDLFVLPEKELEFKHWNAYANNPLKVNEKINLVPQLRSFLKEKLPDYMLPSTFVLMEKLPLTPNGKIDRRSLPEPKKERPILTEAYVAPSTILEQQLADIWSEVLGVEQIGIYDNFFELGGHSLLTAQLLAQIEQAIQLEIPLFYLLKQPTIAGLIKAIDIVPSLDATAPIEETTRLDLEYEAILDPTICPQVPFLEAKNQPEQIFLTGTTGFLGAFLLHQLLHKTPADIYCLVRASHAEDARQKIQANLQRYLLSSGALSSRVIPIIGDLSQPLLGLTDEKFKELSDKLDMIYHSGAFVNLMYPYNALRSANVLGTQEILRLASQGKLTPVHFISTLDVFQSPTYFEMQVIREDTLLDYSQFLDNGYAQTKWVAEKLVMSAQSRGIPASIYRLGMISGHSQTGVSQTNDLMCRIIKGMIQIKSAPDLDQWVNLTPIDYASQAIFHLSQQPESIGKVFHIVNPDPLPWSQLVSNIRSFGYPIQLLPHQDWQTQLLKLDNSSGNALNPILSLFTETNSPSQMTYLEKFLVSAQAFDCQNTLNGLASTSIVCPSLNAKLMNVYFYYLMESGFLKPPVLPRQIFNDKLDPIPLG; translated from the coding sequence ATGCTACGTGATGATAAAGGTGTTTCTATTCATCAACTTGTGGAATTCCAAGTATCACAAACCCCTGATGCTATAGCAGTCATTTTTCAAGATCAACAACTGACTTACCGTGAACTTAACCAAAAAGCCAATCAACTGGCACACCATCTAAAAAGCCTAGGCGTGAAACCAGAGACCTTGGTAGGGGTTTGTGTAGAGCGATCGCTGGAAATGTTGATTGCGCTATTAGGTATATTGAAAGCGGGTGGAGCTTATATACCGCTTGATCCTGGCTATCCCCAAGAACGCTTGGAATTCATGCTTTTAGATTCCCATCTGCCAATTTTGCTGACTCAACAGCATCTCCTGGAGCGATTTCCCCGGCTGGAAAATGTACAGGTTGTGTGTGTAGATACAGACTGGCAAAACATTATTGCTCACAGCACAGAAAATATTGATAGTGGGGTATCTAGTGAAAATCTAGCTTATACAATCTATACCTCAGGTTCTACAGGTAAACCCAAGGGTGTGCAGATTAAACACCGCTCTGTTGTCAACCTACTACTTTCTATGCAGCGAGAACCAGGACTCACTGCGGAAGATACGCTGCTAGCAATCACGACAATATCCTTTGATATTGCGGTTTTAGAACTCTTCTTACCACTGATTGTCGGTGCCCGCATCATCTTAGCTAGCCATGAAGTAGTTGCCGATGGTAAAGAATTATCAAAAATTCTCACCGAATCTGGTACTACAGTCATCCAAGCTACTCCAGCAACCTGGCGACTCTTACTGGCTACAGGATGGCAAGGAAATAAGCACCTGAAAATGCTGTGTGGTGGAGAAGCGATGACTCAAACACTTGCCAATCAACTGTTGGATAAGGGTGGCTCTTTGTGGAACATGTACGGACCGACGGAAACCACTGTCTGGTCAATGGTTTATAAAGTAGAGCGTGATACTAACACCGTATTTCTTGGTAGTCCCATTGCAAACACACAAATTTACCTGCTAGAAGAGCCAATACAAAACCAGAATGACTCACCCAAACTTGCCCCTGTTGGTGTACCAGGAGAGGTATATATTGCTGGTGATGGAGTCGCACGGGGCTACCTCAACCGTGCGGAGTTAAACGGTGAAAGGTTCATTCACAACCCCTTTAGTCATGAACCCGGATCTCGCCTTTACAAGACTGGGGATTCCGCTCGTTATCTTCCGGATGGTAATCTAGAATTCATTGGTCGGATTGATCATCAAGTCAAAATCCGTGGCTTCCGGGTGGAATTAGGAGATATTGAGGCAGTCCTTAGCCAGCATCCATCCATAAGAGAAGTGGCTGTGATTGCTAAAGAAGATAGGTCTTTTAATCAGCGCTTACTGGCATATGTTGTACCTAAAACTCACACAGATGAGTTGGAATCAACAAAACTGATTGAGCAGTCCCATACTGAACAGCTTCAGGAGTGGAAGAGGGTGTGGAATGCCAACTACAATCAATCCTTTGAAGATTCTGATCCCACTTTCAATATTGGCGGCTGGAATGATAGTACGACCAATCTCCCTATTCCATCGGATGAGATGCATGAATGGTTAAAGTTTACTGTAGAGCGCATTCTCGCCTTACGTCCTCAACGTATATTAGATATTGGATGTGGGATGGGAATACTTCTGTTTCGCCTTGCCCCTCACTGTACCCACTACTTGGGTTTAGACATGTCCTCAGAAGCTATTGACCACATTCAGCAGCAATTGAAGGATTTTCAGCAGGATTGGTCACATGTCCAGGTATCCCAGAGATCTGCCCATGAGCTGGACGAATTAGAACCAGAAAGCTTTGACACGGTGATCATCAACTCGGTCATTCAATACTTCCCCAGCGTTAATTATTTAGTACAGGTTATAGAGAAGATTGTCAAGTTATTCAAACCAGGGGGGCAGATTTTCATCGGTGACGTTCGCAGCTTACCGTTACTAGAAGTTTTTCATACCGCCATCCAACTCAATCAGGCGGTTGCGTCTCTTTCGAGTCATCAACTCCAGCAGCGGATCTGCCAAAAAATTATCCATGAAAGAGAACTAGTCCTTCACCCAGACTTTTTCCAAGCTTTGAAGCGTTATATACCTAAAATTAACCATGTTCAAACCCTACTCAAGCGGGGTAACTCTCAAAACGAACTGATTCGGTTTCGTTTGGATGTCATTTTACATGTAGAAACAGAGGTTTGTCAAGATATTGATCTTTTATGCTGGGATTGGGAGCAAGAGAATCTATCGGTCCTAGGAATTTGCCAATTCCTGCAACAGCACCAGCCAAAAACTGTAAAAATTAGCAATGTGTTTGATGCCAGGGTGTTTCCAGAACTCAAGGCTACCGAATTGTTAGCAAGTCCCAACAAACCGGAAACTGTAGGAGAGTTAAAAGCAGCTCTATTGCAAATGACGGAAAAAACTGCGGTGCATCCTGAGCAGTTCTGGAGTATCACCCAATATTTACCCTACAAGGTTTACATTACTTCCTCTCAAATCAAGACGCCTGGTAAGTATGATGTAGTGCTGCGACGCCAATTGTTGATGTCAGACAAACCAGATCTTTTTGTTCTTCCTGAGAAAGAATTGGAATTTAAGCATTGGAATGCCTACGCCAATAATCCCTTAAAAGTTAACGAGAAAATTAACTTAGTGCCCCAGCTACGGTCATTCCTGAAAGAAAAGTTACCCGACTATATGCTGCCATCAACATTTGTGTTAATGGAAAAGCTACCCTTGACACCAAATGGGAAGATTGATCGGCGATCGCTTCCAGAACCCAAGAAAGAACGACCCATTTTAACAGAGGCATATGTTGCACCCTCAACGATACTAGAACAGCAATTGGCTGATATTTGGTCAGAGGTTTTAGGAGTCGAACAAATCGGAATTTACGACAACTTCTTTGAATTAGGAGGACATTCTCTATTGACCGCTCAACTGCTTGCTCAAATAGAACAGGCAATACAATTAGAGATTCCCCTGTTCTACCTTCTGAAGCAGCCAACAATAGCTGGATTAATCAAAGCCATTGATATTGTTCCCAGCTTGGATGCCACTGCTCCTATTGAGGAAACTACTCGCCTAGACTTGGAGTATGAAGCTATTTTAGACCCAACAATTTGCCCGCAAGTACCATTTCTGGAAGCTAAAAATCAGCCAGAGCAGATCTTTTTAACCGGAACCACTGGTTTCCTAGGTGCATTTCTCTTGCATCAACTTTTGCACAAAACTCCAGCAGATATTTATTGCCTAGTTCGAGCCTCTCATGCAGAAGATGCTAGGCAAAAAATTCAAGCCAATCTACAACGTTATCTGCTTTCGAGTGGAGCGTTAAGTTCTAGAGTGATTCCGATCATCGGGGATTTATCACAGCCTTTATTAGGATTAACTGACGAAAAGTTTAAAGAGTTGTCTGACAAACTGGACATGATTTATCACTCAGGGGCATTTGTTAACCTCATGTATCCCTACAACGCCTTACGATCTGCCAATGTGTTAGGAACCCAGGAGATTCTCAGATTAGCCAGTCAGGGGAAACTCACCCCTGTTCATTTCATTTCTACATTGGATGTATTTCAATCTCCCACTTATTTCGAGATGCAGGTGATCCGAGAAGATACGCTGCTTGACTATTCTCAATTCCTTGACAATGGCTATGCCCAAACTAAATGGGTTGCTGAAAAACTAGTGATGTCCGCCCAGTCGAGAGGAATTCCTGCTTCTATCTACAGACTAGGAATGATATCAGGTCATAGTCAAACAGGCGTTTCTCAAACCAACGACCTGATGTGCAGAATCATCAAAGGTATGATTCAAATCAAATCAGCACCAGATCTGGATCAATGGGTCAATTTGACTCCCATAGACTACGCCAGTCAAGCGATTTTCCATCTATCACAGCAGCCAGAATCCATAGGGAAAGTCTTCCATATTGTCAACCCTGACCCATTGCCCTGGAGCCAGCTTGTGAGCAATATCCGCAGTTTTGGCTACCCCATTCAACTACTGCCACATCAGGACTGGCAAACACAGTTACTGAAGCTGGATAATTCCTCAGGCAATGCTTTAAATCCAATTTTATCCCTGTTTACCGAAACGAATTCTCCAAGCCAGATGACCTATCTAGAAAAGTTTTTAGTTAGCGCCCAAGCGTTTGACTGTCAAAACACCCTCAATGGGCTGGCAAGTACTTCTATCGTCTGCCCCAGCCTCAACGCAAAGCTGATGAATGTTTATTTTTATTATTTGATGGAAAGTGGTTTTCTCAAACCTCCTGTGCTACCAAGGCAAATATTCAATGACAAGTTAGACCCAATACCGCTCGGTTAA
- a CDS encoding transposase gives MITRKFKLYEHKRNRHLKRMINAAGVIYNHCIALHKRYYRMWGKHLNCAKLQSHIAKLRKRHQFWQSIGYKAVQDICQRIEKAYQLFFKHNKKGVRPPNFKKVKKYKSFTLKQAGYKLLNGNRIKIANRVYQFWKSREVEGKIKTLTIKRTALGELFMVIVVNNELKPEIKSTTGKIAGFDFGLKTFLTCSDGTLIDSPQFLKQSLNAIRKASKNHSKKVKRSNNRERARKNLVRQHENVCNRRRDWFWKLAHELTDKFDVLCFETLNLKGMQRLWGRKISDVAFGEFIQILSWVTKKKNKQLVYIDQWYPSSKTCSHCGHILENLDLSIRQWRCPSCQSINGRDENAARNIQMVGASTIGLGDVRLAMPAIAV, from the coding sequence ATGATTACACGAAAGTTTAAGTTGTACGAACACAAAAGGAATAGACACCTGAAACGGATGATCAACGCCGCAGGGGTGATTTATAACCATTGTATTGCCCTACATAAACGGTACTATCGCATGTGGGGCAAACACTTAAACTGTGCAAAACTCCAGTCTCATATTGCCAAATTAAGAAAACGTCATCAATTTTGGCAATCAATAGGTTATAAAGCAGTGCAAGATATCTGTCAACGCATAGAGAAAGCCTACCAATTATTTTTTAAACATAATAAGAAAGGAGTCAGACCACCGAATTTTAAAAAGGTTAAGAAATACAAATCATTCACGCTTAAACAAGCAGGTTATAAACTCTTAAATGGGAATAGAATTAAAATTGCCAATCGAGTTTATCAATTTTGGAAATCAAGAGAGGTAGAGGGCAAAATCAAAACATTAACCATTAAACGCACTGCACTAGGTGAGTTATTTATGGTGATTGTAGTTAATAATGAATTAAAACCAGAAATTAAATCAACGACTGGTAAAATAGCGGGGTTTGATTTCGGATTGAAGACATTTCTAACTTGCTCTGATGGAACTTTAATTGATTCTCCACAATTTCTTAAGCAATCTCTGAATGCTATTAGGAAAGCTAGTAAGAACCACTCCAAAAAGGTAAAACGGTCAAATAATCGTGAAAGAGCTAGAAAAAATTTAGTTCGTCAACATGAAAATGTTTGTAACCGCAGACGTGATTGGTTCTGGAAATTAGCTCATGAATTGACAGACAAGTTTGATGTTTTATGTTTTGAAACCCTAAACCTCAAAGGTATGCAACGTCTTTGGGGTAGAAAAATATCAGATGTAGCTTTTGGAGAATTTATCCAAATATTGTCATGGGTAACTAAAAAGAAAAACAAACAACTTGTTTATATAGATCAATGGTATCCATCTAGTAAAACGTGTTCTCATTGTGGGCATATTTTAGAGAATCTAGATTTATCCATAAGACAGTGGCGTTGTCCATCTTGTCAATCAATTAATGGACGTGATGAAAACGCCGCGAGAAATATTCAAATGGTTGGGGCATCAACCATTGGGTTAGGTGATGTTAGACTGGCCATGCCAGCAATTGCTGTTTGA